From the Malassezia vespertilionis chromosome 5, complete sequence genome, the window TGCCACTCTGTACGCAGGCACAcgtacgcgccgctgatTCCTTGCAAGAGGTACAGgacgtcgcgcacgaggTCAATTTCAGAAACATGCGCGTGCCCTGGCGTAAGTACGACTCAGCAGCGTACCTTGGCGCTCTCGCAAACGCTTGGCCAGCTCCGCGCGCGGAATGCGCTGGCCGTGCTGCAGATCCGCGACACGGACCACTTCCATGTTGTGGTGGACGCGTCGAACCACGTGAAGCGCCCGATTCTCCACCCCGATCCCTTCCCGATCACCACGATGCGACGGTCCCGGCAGGGCAGGCGCGACGtggagcttgcgcggcatgccgcgcagagCTTATCACTGACCTCGCCGACGAACCAGACGAGCCTTTTGgatgctgtgcatgcagcaccgcaCCCAGAACTGCGAGAACAGGTTTTTGTGCACCCCGATACCCTCGACAAGCAAGTCGACCGCCTCCGCGACGAGATCCGCTTTGCAAGTGCAGTACCTATTCGGCACTGGATCCGGCAGGCAGATGTGCtgaagcgcgaggcagaTCAGCACCATACGGCAGGCGATCTAGCGCTGCAGTATGTATGGTACGTATTCTACAAAAGCTCACGCAGTCTTGCGAAATGCAGCCGGTACGTTGTCCTGCGCACGAGCCCAGTATTCTTAGCCAGTTGATTCCACAGGAACATGCAGGATATGCGCACATGGATCCCGAGCTGCGgttgcgcatgcggcgtGTATGTACTGTATGTGCTGACCACAGAACGCAGAGACGATCGCTCGTCTTGTGGAGCTTTCTCGCGTCGCCATCCTcgacgatgcacagcgccacGACAGTGCGGCACTTGAGCATGCTAGACCTAGTACTCCTGCTGCTCCCGTGCCCGGAACGTGTGCGCCACAGGGATCGTCACTGCGCTCCCCTGGCGAGACGaatgggcggcgcaaaagcgtATCGTTTGCTGCAGAAGACACGGTgcctgtgcggcgcgccttgttcaGGAAGGCGGAGAAGAAAGAAGGGCAGAAGGCGGAGAAGCGCAGCTTTCGCGACATGCTTACCAGGCGGGACGCTCGGGATGTATACATAGACTCGgcaagcgacgcagcgAGAGATCCAGGCGTGGATTTCCCACAAAACCACGCACGGCACAAACCGCGCACACGCTTCTTCACTGCATCGCCGCTCGCCCCATTCAGCGGCCCACACGCTCCGTTTGCATCGTCCAAAGGCCCAGGCACGCACGCACCCGAACCGAAATGTGCCGGCACTCACCACGCAGTCGCACAGCACATCTCTACACaccagcgcgagcagggATTTGCCCCGGCCTCGGAAACGCCCTCACGCACCGCCGCACTCTCGCACATGCTGGATACTCCGCAACGCGCTACTCCAAGCGCGTTGCAGCCCACTGTACTTTTACATCCACCcactgcgtcgcacgcATCGCCATTATCGCGCCCACAGCGCCCGCCGGGGCCGCGCAGATCCGGCAGCGATCGTAGCGAGGCACTGCTCGAGCTTCCACGCACGCAGCCGttcggcacgccgccagCAGCGATGCTTCAGCCGGACAGCGCCGGGGCAAGTATCAAGGCCGGCGGGCCGTTGCGCCCACTCACGCTCCCATCCACTCTTTTTTCCTCGTTCCTCGGCACCGCACAGGAGAACACAGAGGCAGAGCGCGAgacatgcgcgctgctcctcggcgtcgagcacgaccATACACTCCAAGTAACGCACCTTGTTCTTCCTTCGCAATCCGGAACGGGCCACAGCTGCACGGCATGGGGCGAAGAAAAGATTGCTACGGTGCAGCTCGAGCAATCGCTCCTCACGCTTGGATGGATTCACACGCACCCCACCCAAAGCTGTTTCCTCTCGAGCCTCGATCTGCATACGCAGGCAGGGTaccaagcgctgcttcccGAGGCCGTTGCAGTGgtctgtgcgccgcgcaaaatgcCCTCGGTCGGCGTCTTCCAGCTTACGCAGCCGTTTGGGCTGCAGCATATACTGCAGTGCACAAATCCAGCGCCATTCCATTCCCATACCATGGGCGGCGCCTCTGTGCCGCAGCTGTATACTGATGCGCTTGCAGGGCATGCCAGTGTTGTTGGCGGTCCGGTCACTGTGCTTGACCTGCGCTAGCTGCGGCGATATTATACCCTCGCGCGGTGCCAGCAGGTACGATAGGTGTGTTTTCTGTATGGTATATCTCCCACACTACGTAAATACATGCATTGCACTCTACGccttgtgccgctgccaGGCCTGGTAACAGTCTAGATCCAGCGGGGAGCCGTCGGGGCCGAGGAAGACAGAGGCCTTTCCCAACGGTTTCCTGCACCGCGTACACACAAAACATGTCGGATGCCAGTCCGCACGCaacgcacgcaccgcgtcgtgctccaCAGGTCGGCGGCATGCCTTGCATTTTGGTCGGTGCAGCCGTGTATGGCACTGGTGTAAGTAGCAAAATACATACCGCTTCGCAGTAGggatgcgcgccttggacAAAGAACGGCTTGCCGCTGTGCCGAATCTGTCCCTCCTCCAAAGACGCAAAACTCGTGTCGTGTGCATCGGCGGGCGTATCTTTTGGATCGAGGAAGGGATCGCCACAGCCCGCGCAGAAAAAGTGAAGTTCGTGGTAGGAGCGCTGACCCAAATGCGCGTCGTCGATCGTGACAAAGCGCTCGTCTACGATCGGCGTCTTGCAATGGAAACAGCGCCGGGAGAAGAGCTCGTGAAAGTCGAGGTGGCAGTACGGGCGCCCTTGGTGCTCGTAAAAGCTGACGTGCTCCAGCGGCGTCTCGCAATGAGCACATACAAAGCAGGGCGCGTGCCAAGTATCGCCCATCGCATGCACCGTATAGCCAGCAATCCATCGGTCGCACGCAcggcatcgcgcatcgacgccgCAAAGGCCTTCGACGTTGTCAAATACATCGGTAGACCTCGACGTgggcgtgctcgacgcgtgCTGTGGAACCGGGCTGCTATCGTCGAAGGAGACCGTGGCATCGTCTTCGGCGCCTGGATCCATCATGGCTTCGGTCATAATCTCGTCGTCGACCATTAGCAGTGGGACAGGCGGGCCGCCAGGGACCGCAGGCGTCATGGTATAGGTGCGTACTTGCGGCCTCGGCGagggcgtgcgcacaagcatTGGTATGTGAGTGGGCGaaggcgtgcgcagcacttgtgagcggctcggcgagctgggGCCAGGCATGGAACGGACGCCGTGCGGAGACGGCGTCCTGggcggcacgccgccagGCAGCGCCTTTTTCGCAGCGGCAGGCGCTCCTTGATAAAAGGGCGGGGGCGTGGATGGAACATCAACGGTGTGCTGCAGCCTTTGCTTGTGCACGGCGGGCAAtggacggcggcgcggcgagctaGCGTCAGCATTGTGAGACGGCGACACAGGCAGCgggcgccgccgcgggGTTTCTGTGTGCACAGGATGCCACATCTTCCCATCGTCATGCTTTGTGGGCATATCCCACCGAGGCGGCGTCTCTAcattcgcgccgcgcgcaatctcgtCGAGAGGTTGTGGAATTCTTGGCAAGGGACGCGTGGACTTGGTATGTGGGGACACGGTGCCAAGTTCCCGCACCGGTGAGCGCCGTGCCGGAGACCCAAGCTCCATGAGCTCCTCTGCACGCTGTATCATGCTCTCCCGCTTGCTGAGCGAGCTTGGAAGGCGCCACGGAGAGGCACACCGAGTCGTGTTGCTCGGCGGTGTATGCACGGGCGTGCCTGTACGTTCTGGCAGCACATGCGGACCACACGGAGATGCAGTACTTCCAAAGACGTCCTGTGCACCCGTGTACATAGGGTCTTTGTGCCGCGGAAATGCGTGCGGTGACGCTCGCCTCGGCAGCATCGCGTTTACGCTGCAAAGCAAGCACACCAACACCCACGCGCGAGATCACGTGATGCGACGCAACGCCGGCGGTGCGGTTTTTTTTCTTGTGCGACATGGTCGGTGCTGGGATGCTCGCACGTAGTGCAggtgtgcgtgcattttGCACATCGGCACCAAGCAATATAtcgcgcaaggcacagcGTCAAATCCGGCGGAGGCGGGACGATCaactgcgcgacgcgatcgCGCTGTACCACCTGACGCCGAGTTTTTACCCACC encodes:
- a CDS encoding uncharacterized protein (COG:T; COG:Z; EggNog:ENOG503NWRH), coding for MYTGAQDVFGSTASPCGPHVLPERTGTPVHTPPSNTTRCASPWRLPSSLSKRESMIQRAEELMELGSPARRSPVRELGTVSPHTKSTRPLPRIPQPLDEIARGANVETPPRWDMPTKHDDGKMWHPVHTETPRRRPLPVSPSHNADASSPRRRPLPAVHKQRLQHTVDVPSTPPPFYQGAPAAAKKALPGGVPPRTPSPHGVRSMPGPSSPSRSQVLRTPSPTHIPMLVRTPSPRPQVRTYTMTPAVPGGPPVPLLMVDDEIMTEAMMDPGAEDDATVSFDDSSPVPQHASSTPTSRSTDVFDNVEGLCGVDARCRACDRWIAGYTVHAMGDTWHAPCFVCAHCETPLEHVSFYEHQGRPYCHLDFHELFSRRCFHCKTPIVDERFVTIDDAHLGQRSYHELHFFCAGCGDPFLDPKDTPADAHDTSFASLEEGQIRHSGKPFFVQGAHPYCEACHTRLHRPKCKACRRPVEHDAVRALRADWHPTCFASVFLGPDGSPLDLDCYQAWQRHKA